One Brachybacterium kimchii genomic window carries:
- a CDS encoding DUF721 domain-containing protein — MTPASDGVPNPYDLGTWRERAAQEERRQALAGSGGRRAPARRGGATSPTKGEAEQPADEPAFSSAGRTPGEVDRVDEEPVDPPELPRSDDSFELARRTVNRSRAAARDRGLFPISAKTQGLHERRKRSTPGYSGSRPDARDPQGLEAVMRRVLGDLGWTEGMNSGRVLEEWDEIVGASVAGHCTPVSLDEGVLVVSASSSAWATQMRMLTPRLISTIEEHVGAHVVSELRVTGPAAAERSWKRGRRTVTWRGPRDTYG; from the coding sequence GTGACTCCCGCGTCGGACGGCGTGCCGAACCCCTACGACCTGGGCACCTGGCGGGAGCGCGCTGCGCAGGAGGAGAGGCGCCAGGCCCTCGCCGGCAGCGGCGGTCGGCGTGCTCCTGCACGTCGGGGCGGCGCGACCTCGCCGACGAAGGGGGAGGCGGAGCAACCGGCGGACGAGCCGGCGTTCAGCTCCGCCGGCCGGACGCCCGGCGAGGTGGATCGCGTCGACGAGGAGCCCGTCGACCCTCCGGAGCTGCCCCGCAGCGACGACTCCTTCGAGCTCGCCCGGCGCACCGTCAACCGCTCCCGTGCCGCCGCGCGGGATCGTGGTCTGTTCCCGATCTCCGCGAAGACCCAGGGTCTGCACGAGCGACGGAAGCGCAGCACACCCGGGTACTCGGGCTCGCGCCCCGACGCCCGTGACCCGCAGGGGCTCGAGGCCGTGATGCGACGGGTGCTGGGCGACCTGGGCTGGACCGAGGGCATGAACTCCGGGCGCGTCCTCGAGGAATGGGACGAGATCGTGGGGGCGAGCGTCGCCGGGCACTGCACTCCCGTCTCTCTCGACGAGGGGGTCCTCGTGGTCTCGGCGAGCTCCTCGGCCTGGGCCACGCAGATGCGCATGCTCACGCCCCGCTTGATCTCCACGATCGAGGAGCACGTGGGCGCGCACGTCGTCTCCGAGCTGCGCGTCACCGGGCCCGCCGCGGCCGAGCGCTCCTGGAAGAGAGGCCGGCGCACCGTCACCTGGCGCGGCCCCCGCGACACCTACGGCTGA
- a CDS encoding DUF3566 domain-containing protein, which yields MASSKNGSTPSRPGGAGGTEGAPTVTFTPTDDAEGPAKSSSRTSSKGASNGSATTANSAGSANGAGGSRTGSAKTTGARTGGTKNAGTSSAQRTGAQRTGSATSASSANSRGTVGASSANKGASRSPAKATAKAPTRSGGPRRIRLTLSRIDPFSVMKMSFLIAIAVGIATVVAVAVLWNLVEVIGIWDKIDEIGRDLNNDKPLPFMEYFKFSKMISYATIAAVVDIVIITALGTLLAFLYNIVAALLGGLKMTFTDE from the coding sequence GTGGCAAGCAGCAAGAACGGTTCGACGCCCAGCCGCCCGGGCGGCGCCGGCGGCACGGAGGGCGCGCCCACGGTCACGTTCACACCGACCGACGACGCTGAGGGGCCCGCGAAGAGCTCCTCGAGGACCTCCTCGAAGGGCGCGTCGAACGGCTCTGCGACGACCGCGAACTCCGCGGGCTCCGCGAACGGCGCCGGCGGCTCGAGGACGGGCAGTGCGAAGACCACTGGCGCGAGGACGGGCGGCACCAAGAACGCCGGCACCTCCTCCGCCCAGCGGACCGGTGCCCAGCGCACCGGCTCCGCGACCTCCGCGTCGAGCGCGAACTCCCGCGGGACCGTCGGCGCGAGCAGCGCGAACAAGGGGGCGAGCCGCTCCCCGGCGAAGGCGACGGCCAAGGCGCCGACCCGCTCCGGCGGGCCCCGCCGCATCCGCCTCACGCTCTCGCGGATCGACCCCTTCTCCGTCATGAAGATGTCGTTCCTGATCGCGATCGCCGTGGGCATCGCGACCGTCGTCGCCGTGGCCGTGCTGTGGAACCTCGTCGAGGTCATCGGCATCTGGGACAAGATCGACGAGATCGGCCGCGACCTCAACAACGACAAGCCGCTGCCCTTCATGGAGTACTTCAAGTTCTCCAAGATGATCAGCTACGCGACCATCGCCGCGGTCGTCGACATCGTCATCATCACGGCGCTCGGCACGCTCCTCGCGTTCCTCTACAACATCGTCGCCGCCCTGCTGGGCGGGCTGAAGATGACCTTCACCGACGAGTGA
- the gyrB gene encoding DNA topoisomerase (ATP-hydrolyzing) subunit B gives MAAENPEEQTSEETEHQLSAEVAGGNYGASDITVLKGLDAVRKRPGMYIGSTGERGLHHMVQEIVDNSVDEAMAGYGETIEVTLLADGGVRVVDHARGIPIGMHPTEGKPTVELVLTQLHAGGKFGGGGYAVSGGLHGVGSSVVNALSTRLDVEVRREGHVHRQTYLRGVPSTDLVEGEETEDTGTTITFWADADIFDTVDYDFETLRKRFQQMAFLNKGLRISLTDERPEDVEEDDDQAVDVAREAEDAAEGTDPKKPRTVTYRYENGLRDFVAYINSVKRADIVHPEIIDIEAEDTEVMISVEIAMQWTTAYSESVHTYANTINTHEGGTHEEGFRSALTGVVNRYAKAQGLIKDKDPNLTGEDIREGLTAVVSVKLGEPQFEGQTKTKLGNTIARTFVSKVMTEKVGDWFESHPGEARDIVRKAQSAALAREAARKARDATRRKSPLESGGMPGKLKDCQSRNPAECEVFIVEGDSAGGSAVQGRDPRTQAILPIRGKILNVEKARLDRALDNQEVRSLITAFGTGIGEDFDATKLRYHKIILMADADVDGQHICTLLLTLLFRYMRPLIELGHVFIAMPPLYRLKWSNAPHDYVFSDDERDARLAEGRASGKRIPKDNGIQRYKGLGEMDWQELQTTTMDRASRTLKQVTVDEAADADAVFSVLMGDDVESRRRFIQENAKDVRFLDI, from the coding sequence ATGGCAGCCGAGAATCCCGAGGAGCAGACGTCGGAGGAGACCGAGCATCAGCTCTCGGCCGAGGTCGCCGGAGGGAACTACGGCGCCTCCGACATCACCGTCCTCAAGGGCCTGGACGCGGTCCGCAAGCGCCCCGGCATGTACATCGGCTCCACCGGTGAGCGCGGCCTGCACCACATGGTCCAGGAGATCGTCGACAACTCCGTCGACGAGGCGATGGCCGGGTACGGCGAGACCATCGAGGTCACGCTGCTGGCCGATGGCGGAGTGCGCGTGGTTGACCACGCCCGCGGCATCCCCATCGGCATGCACCCCACCGAGGGCAAGCCCACCGTCGAGCTCGTGCTCACCCAGCTGCACGCGGGCGGCAAGTTCGGCGGCGGCGGGTACGCCGTCTCCGGCGGTCTCCACGGCGTGGGATCCTCCGTCGTGAACGCCCTGTCCACCCGGCTCGACGTCGAGGTGCGCCGCGAGGGCCACGTGCACCGCCAGACCTACCTGCGCGGGGTCCCGTCGACCGATCTCGTCGAGGGCGAGGAGACCGAGGACACCGGCACCACGATCACCTTCTGGGCCGATGCCGACATCTTCGACACCGTCGACTACGACTTCGAGACGCTGCGCAAGCGCTTCCAGCAGATGGCCTTCCTCAACAAGGGCCTGCGGATCTCGCTGACCGACGAGCGCCCGGAGGACGTCGAGGAGGACGACGACCAGGCCGTCGACGTCGCGCGCGAGGCCGAGGACGCCGCCGAGGGCACCGACCCGAAGAAGCCCCGCACCGTCACCTACCGCTACGAGAACGGCCTGCGCGACTTCGTCGCCTACATCAACTCGGTCAAGCGGGCCGACATCGTGCACCCCGAGATCATCGACATCGAGGCCGAGGACACCGAGGTCATGATCTCCGTGGAGATCGCGATGCAGTGGACGACCGCCTACTCCGAGTCGGTCCACACCTACGCCAACACCATCAACACGCACGAGGGCGGCACCCACGAGGAGGGCTTCCGCTCTGCGCTCACCGGCGTCGTCAACCGCTACGCCAAGGCGCAGGGACTCATCAAGGACAAGGACCCGAACCTCACCGGCGAGGACATCCGCGAGGGCCTCACCGCGGTCGTCTCCGTGAAGCTCGGCGAGCCCCAGTTCGAGGGCCAGACCAAGACGAAGCTCGGCAACACCATCGCCCGCACCTTCGTCTCCAAGGTGATGACCGAGAAGGTCGGCGACTGGTTCGAGTCCCACCCGGGCGAGGCCCGCGACATCGTGCGCAAGGCCCAGAGCGCCGCGCTGGCTCGCGAGGCCGCCCGCAAGGCGCGCGACGCGACCCGCCGCAAGTCCCCGCTCGAGAGCGGCGGCATGCCCGGAAAGCTCAAGGACTGCCAGTCCCGCAACCCCGCCGAGTGCGAGGTGTTCATCGTCGAGGGCGACTCCGCCGGCGGCTCCGCCGTGCAGGGCCGCGACCCGCGCACGCAGGCGATCCTCCCCATCCGCGGCAAGATCCTGAACGTCGAGAAGGCGCGTCTGGACCGCGCCCTGGACAACCAGGAGGTGCGCTCGCTGATCACCGCCTTCGGCACCGGTATCGGCGAGGACTTCGACGCCACCAAGCTGCGGTACCACAAGATCATCCTGATGGCCGACGCCGACGTCGACGGCCAGCACATCTGCACCTTGCTGCTGACGCTGCTGTTCCGCTACATGCGCCCGCTCATCGAGCTCGGCCACGTGTTCATCGCGATGCCGCCGCTGTACCGGCTGAAGTGGTCCAACGCGCCGCACGACTACGTGTTCAGCGACGACGAGCGCGATGCGCGCCTCGCCGAGGGCCGCGCCTCCGGCAAGCGGATCCCCAAGGACAACGGCATCCAGCGCTACAAGGGCCTGGGCGAGATGGACTGGCAGGAGCTGCAGACCACGACGATGGACCGCGCCTCGCGCACCCTCAAGCAGGTCACCGTCGACGAGGCGGCCGACGCCGACGCGGTGTTCTCCGTGCTCATGGGCGACGACGTCGAGTCCCGCCGCCGCTTCATCCAGGAGAACGCGAAGGACGTGCGCTTCCTCGACATCTGA
- a CDS encoding VOC family protein: protein MHEVRQTAIGSRMGHDVREEEYAVFEGLLGQCAVTDVGRAEEWFTILCGSPPDARPMAGLLEWHLGPGFGLQVWTEPESAGHSTVSLVVTDIDADAERLLTHGIAHDGPQPGGGARILVLADPDGNRVVLTGS from the coding sequence GTGCATGAGGTGCGGCAGACCGCGATCGGGAGCAGGATGGGCCACGACGTCCGCGAAGAGGAGTACGCCGTGTTCGAAGGACTTCTGGGGCAGTGCGCGGTGACCGATGTCGGCCGCGCCGAGGAGTGGTTCACGATCCTGTGCGGCTCGCCGCCGGACGCCCGCCCCATGGCCGGGCTGCTCGAGTGGCACCTGGGGCCGGGCTTCGGACTGCAGGTGTGGACGGAGCCGGAGAGCGCCGGGCACTCCACGGTGTCCCTGGTCGTGACGGACATCGACGCCGACGCCGAGCGCCTCCTCACGCACGGCATCGCGCACGACGGACCGCAGCCGGGCGGCGGGGCCCGCATCCTCGTGCTGGCCGATCCGGACGGCAACCGGGTGGTGCTGACGGGTTCGTGA
- a CDS encoding phosphotransferase, translated as MTEPTTHRLTWNDLPESVRARVGDVLGAPVRAHRSAHGGFSPSTAELVTARNGRTAFVKAVTARINAGSMRLNLQEAGNLERITPEVPAARLIASFSEGPWFVLMIEAVEGSLPTLPWRPSVLDAVLETLDVLQREATPSPLPSAPSVPDLIGEDLRGFERVHADPPADLDPWIRARIGDLATAGTDGIASLDGDTLCHTDLRADNLLVRADGSVVIVDWAWAGRGSRVADALQLLASVDDADGALDVDARIDALMDRHGASRSDATDVLAGILGFFVDASRWDIDPSLPTLGEHRRSSRDQLLPMVRRRWEREGRP; from the coding sequence ATGACCGAGCCCACGACTCACCGTCTGACCTGGAACGACCTGCCCGAGAGCGTGCGTGCCCGCGTAGGGGATGTGCTCGGCGCGCCGGTCCGCGCGCATCGCAGCGCCCACGGAGGCTTCTCCCCGAGCACCGCCGAGCTCGTCACCGCTCGCAATGGGCGCACGGCCTTCGTGAAGGCGGTGACGGCACGGATCAACGCTGGCTCGATGCGCCTGAACCTCCAGGAGGCAGGGAACCTTGAGCGCATCACTCCCGAGGTCCCCGCGGCACGGCTGATCGCCTCGTTCAGCGAGGGGCCCTGGTTCGTGCTCATGATCGAGGCCGTCGAGGGCTCGCTCCCGACTCTGCCGTGGAGACCGTCGGTGCTCGACGCCGTCCTCGAGACCCTGGACGTTCTGCAGCGGGAGGCCACTCCCTCACCTCTTCCGAGCGCTCCGTCCGTTCCCGATCTGATCGGGGAGGACCTGCGAGGATTCGAGCGGGTCCACGCCGATCCCCCTGCCGATCTCGATCCCTGGATCCGTGCTCGCATCGGAGATCTCGCCACAGCCGGGACCGACGGGATCGCCTCGCTGGACGGGGACACGCTGTGCCACACCGACCTCCGGGCGGACAACCTGCTGGTGCGGGCCGACGGATCCGTGGTGATCGTGGACTGGGCGTGGGCCGGCCGTGGCAGCCGCGTCGCAGACGCCCTGCAGCTGCTCGCCTCGGTGGACGACGCCGATGGGGCGCTCGACGTCGACGCCCGGATCGACGCGCTCATGGACCGACATGGGGCGTCGAGATCTGACGCGACCGATGTTCTCGCAGGGATCCTCGGCTTCTTCGTCGACGCCTCCCGATGGGATATCGATCCTTCGCTGCCGACCCTGGGCGAGCACCGTCGGAGTAGCCGTGACCAGCTCCTGCCGATGGTCCGTCGACGCTGGGAGCGCGAGGGCCGCCCCTGA
- the gyrA gene encoding DNA gyrase subunit A, giving the protein MNDDSDTPENPGTPGGPEDPHTPTGAEGAGDVPDPSDDATGSGAPVGPDGPDAGGTQIEVGEASERVITLVDPLDEGEGDLITQVDLNQEMQRSFLDYAMSVIVDRALPDVRDGLKPVHRRIVYAMYDGGYRPDRSFSKCAKVVGEVMGGYHPHGDSAIYDAMVRLVQPWNMRYPLILGQGNFGSAGDDGAAASRYTECKMAPLALELVRDINENTVDMQDNYDGTLEEPTILPARFPNLLCNGSAGIAVGMATNIPPHNLREVSEAVQWLLRNPEATKEELLDACLARIKGPDFPSGATIVGTRGIQDAYRTGRGSITQRAVVSTEEIRGRMALVVTELPYQVNPDSLARKIAELVKLGRLQGIADINDETSGRTGQRLVLTLKRDAVAKVVLNNLYKHTQLQENFSANMLALVNGVPRTLSVDSFVREWTKHQLDVIVRRTQYRLDRAEEQIHIYRGYLKALDALDEVIALIRRSPDADEARTGLMELLEIDEVQANAILSMQLRRLAALERQKIIEEHDRLQALIEEYKAILASPQRQRDIVSEELAGVVEKYGDDRRTEILPFDGDMSMEDLIPEEDVVVTITKGGYVKRTRTDQYRAQKRGGKGVRGASLRDDDVVQHFFTTTTHQWLLFFTDAGRVYRAKGYEIPEAPRDAKGQHVANLLAFQPDEHIASVLAISSYEDAEYLVLATRHGLVKKTALTQFDSSRTGGIIAVNLREMETADGPQPDELVAARVVDGDDQLLLVSRNGQSVRMPASDDVLRPMGRATSGVTGMKFRHDDELLAMDVVRPGTYVVTVTDGGFAKRSDIEEYRVQGRGGLGIRVAKLPDDRGHLVGAAVVEEGDELLVVMEKGKVVRSRVAEIPVKGRTTMGVVFAKPGKNDHIVLVAVSAESDVDLDEADPEDGADDPSTTAASDAAAVLTDDPSGDASADPAEQTPDASAEDADADALGSDASDDASSDDASTGDVSSEE; this is encoded by the coding sequence ATGAACGACGATTCCGACACCCCCGAGAACCCCGGCACCCCGGGCGGCCCCGAGGACCCGCACACCCCGACCGGCGCCGAGGGCGCGGGCGACGTCCCCGACCCCTCCGACGACGCGACCGGCTCGGGAGCGCCCGTCGGCCCCGACGGGCCCGACGCCGGCGGCACCCAGATCGAGGTCGGCGAGGCCTCCGAGCGCGTGATCACCCTGGTGGACCCGCTCGACGAGGGCGAGGGCGACCTCATCACGCAGGTCGACCTGAACCAGGAGATGCAGCGCTCCTTCCTCGACTACGCGATGAGCGTGATCGTGGACCGCGCCCTCCCGGACGTGCGCGACGGCCTCAAGCCCGTGCATCGCCGCATCGTCTACGCGATGTACGACGGCGGCTACCGGCCCGACCGCTCCTTCTCGAAGTGCGCGAAGGTCGTCGGCGAGGTCATGGGCGGCTACCACCCCCACGGCGACTCCGCGATCTACGACGCCATGGTGCGCCTCGTGCAGCCCTGGAACATGCGCTACCCGCTGATCCTGGGCCAGGGCAACTTCGGCTCGGCCGGCGACGACGGCGCGGCCGCCTCGCGGTACACGGAGTGCAAGATGGCGCCGCTGGCCCTCGAGCTGGTGCGCGACATCAACGAGAACACCGTCGACATGCAGGACAACTACGACGGCACCCTCGAGGAGCCGACGATCCTGCCGGCGCGCTTCCCGAACCTGCTGTGCAACGGCTCCGCCGGCATCGCCGTGGGCATGGCCACGAACATCCCGCCGCACAACCTGCGCGAGGTGTCCGAGGCCGTCCAGTGGCTGCTGCGCAACCCCGAGGCCACGAAGGAGGAGCTGCTGGACGCGTGCCTCGCGCGCATCAAGGGCCCCGACTTCCCCTCGGGCGCGACCATCGTGGGCACCCGCGGCATCCAGGACGCCTACCGCACCGGCCGCGGCTCCATCACCCAGCGCGCCGTGGTCTCCACCGAGGAGATCCGCGGGCGGATGGCGCTCGTCGTCACGGAGCTCCCGTACCAGGTCAACCCCGATTCGCTCGCCCGCAAGATCGCGGAGCTCGTCAAGCTCGGCAGGCTCCAGGGCATCGCCGACATCAACGACGAGACCTCGGGCCGCACCGGCCAGCGCCTCGTGCTCACGCTCAAGCGCGACGCCGTCGCGAAGGTCGTGCTGAACAACCTGTACAAGCACACCCAGCTGCAGGAGAACTTCAGCGCGAACATGCTCGCGCTCGTGAACGGGGTGCCGCGCACCCTGTCCGTCGACTCCTTCGTGCGCGAGTGGACGAAGCACCAGCTCGACGTCATCGTGCGCCGCACCCAGTACCGTCTGGACCGCGCCGAGGAGCAGATCCACATCTACCGCGGCTACCTCAAGGCGCTCGACGCGCTCGACGAGGTCATCGCGCTGATCCGCCGCTCCCCGGATGCCGACGAGGCCCGCACCGGCCTCATGGAGCTGCTCGAGATCGACGAGGTCCAGGCCAACGCGATCCTCTCGATGCAGCTGCGTCGCCTGGCCGCCCTGGAGCGCCAGAAGATCATCGAGGAGCACGACCGCCTGCAGGCCCTCATCGAGGAGTACAAGGCGATCCTCGCCTCCCCGCAGCGCCAGCGCGACATCGTCTCCGAGGAGCTCGCGGGCGTCGTCGAGAAGTACGGCGACGACCGTCGGACCGAGATCCTGCCCTTCGACGGCGACATGTCGATGGAGGACCTCATCCCCGAGGAGGACGTGGTCGTCACCATCACCAAGGGCGGCTACGTCAAGCGCACCCGCACCGACCAGTACCGCGCCCAGAAGCGCGGCGGCAAGGGCGTGCGCGGCGCCAGCCTGCGTGACGACGACGTGGTCCAGCACTTCTTCACCACGACCACCCACCAGTGGCTGCTGTTCTTCACGGACGCCGGCCGCGTCTACCGCGCCAAGGGCTACGAGATCCCCGAGGCGCCGCGCGACGCCAAGGGCCAGCACGTGGCGAACCTGCTGGCCTTCCAGCCGGATGAGCACATCGCCTCCGTCCTCGCGATCTCCAGCTACGAGGACGCCGAGTACCTGGTGCTCGCCACCCGCCACGGCCTCGTGAAGAAGACCGCGCTCACCCAGTTCGACTCGTCCCGCACGGGCGGCATCATCGCCGTGAACCTGCGCGAGATGGAGACGGCCGACGGGCCCCAGCCCGACGAGCTCGTGGCCGCCCGCGTGGTCGACGGCGACGACCAGCTGCTGCTGGTCTCGCGCAACGGCCAGAGCGTGCGCATGCCCGCCTCGGACGACGTGCTGCGCCCGATGGGTCGCGCCACCAGCGGCGTCACCGGCATGAAGTTCCGCCACGACGACGAGCTGCTCGCGATGGACGTGGTGCGTCCCGGCACCTACGTGGTGACCGTGACCGACGGAGGCTTCGCCAAGCGCTCGGACATCGAGGAGTACCGGGTCCAGGGCCGCGGCGGCCTCGGCATCCGCGTCGCCAAGCTGCCCGACGACCGCGGCCACCTGGTGGGCGCAGCCGTCGTCGAGGAGGGCGACGAGCTGCTGGTCGTGATGGAGAAGGGCAAGGTGGTGCGCTCGCGCGTCGCCGAGATCCCCGTCAAGGGCCGCACCACCATGGGCGTCGTCTTCGCCAAGCCCGGCAAGAACGACCACATCGTGCTGGTCGCCGTGAGCGCCGAGTCCGACGTCGACCTCGACGAGGCCGATCCGGAGGACGGAGCGGACGATCCGTCGACCACCGCCGCGAGCGATGCCGCGGCCGTGCTCACGGATGATCCGTCGGGCGATGCGTCGGCCGATCCCGCGGAGCAGACGCCCGACGCGTCTGCCGAGGATGCGGACGCAGATGCTCTAGGCTCGGATGCGTCCGACGACGCGTCGAGCGACGACGCGTCCACCGGCGACGTCTCATCGGAGGAGTGA
- a CDS encoding DLW-39 family protein, translating to MKKLLTYSAVLVSSAVAGVLVWRKVEADKLENDLWAEAEKISEQQSKP from the coding sequence ATGAAGAAGCTGCTCACGTACTCCGCGGTCCTCGTCTCCAGCGCTGTCGCAGGCGTCCTGGTGTGGCGCAAGGTCGAGGCGGACAAGCTCGAGAACGATCTCTGGGCCGAGGCCGAGAAGATCAGCGAGCAGCAGTCGAAGCCCTGA
- a CDS encoding TetR family transcriptional regulator, which yields MTDTSPQPRRKRPTGRRTGDSGTRDAILDSARDLFAEHGYEGASLRAIAARAGVDSGLIRHFFGDKESLFATTMADRTVIPERLAAAVAGPIETLGARATDAYLRLWDDEETKPILLALVRSAMTSQHGAELLVDVIGGRVREASPLPSLDDPRAPRFALAVSHLFGVAVARNVLKMPVLAEMPHDELVAQLAPTIQNYLTGTPD from the coding sequence ATGACGGACACCAGCCCCCAGCCCCGTCGCAAGCGCCCGACGGGTCGGCGAACCGGCGACAGCGGAACGCGCGACGCGATCCTCGACTCCGCTCGCGACCTGTTCGCCGAGCACGGCTACGAGGGAGCCTCGCTCCGTGCCATCGCCGCCCGCGCGGGGGTGGACTCCGGGCTGATCCGCCACTTCTTCGGCGACAAGGAGTCGCTGTTCGCCACGACGATGGCCGATCGCACCGTGATCCCCGAGCGCCTGGCCGCCGCCGTCGCCGGCCCCATCGAGACCCTGGGTGCGCGCGCCACCGACGCCTACCTGCGTCTGTGGGACGACGAGGAGACGAAGCCGATCCTGCTCGCGCTCGTGCGCTCGGCGATGACGTCCCAGCACGGCGCCGAACTGCTCGTCGACGTCATCGGCGGACGCGTGCGGGAAGCCTCACCGCTGCCCTCGCTCGACGATCCGAGAGCACCGCGTTTCGCCCTCGCGGTCTCCCACCTGTTCGGCGTCGCCGTGGCGCGCAACGTTCTGAAGATGCCGGTGCTCGCCGAGATGCCCCATGACGAGCTCGTCGCGCAGCTCGCGCCGACCATCCAGAACTACCTGACGGGAACCCCGGACTGA
- a CDS encoding molybdopterin-dependent oxidoreductase: MVDLHSRPSTGSDPRRPTAPRPLRGIPWWSALAGIASGLVLLAVSGVCSLAFSSSSAPLIAVGGAFVDVVPPGLKDLVIGLFGTRDKLVLGISMLLVYAVVTGLLGILAARRPRTAAVLLALLGAAAGVFVLTRAQNSAADVVPTLAGTVIAVVSLLALVSRSGASPSADGQDGRKAPARPGAFPSATASSSTTVPSSAAAPPRRTLIAGTGVLAAIVAAGAQGLATSRDLSRKVAQFVLPTPQKRAAPIPAGAQVDVAGMPPFVTPNGDFYRIDTALAVPRVDPTSWSLRIHGLVDREIALDFSQLLAEPMVESHVTLTCVSNVVGGDLAGNATWIGVPVARLLERAGVQDGADMVLSRSTDGFTASTPLEALTDGRDSLLAVGMNGSPLPPEHGYPVRMVVPGLYGYVSATKWLTELTVTRFADQTAYWTSRGWSERGPIKTASRIDVPREGKDVEADGEGAVMLGGTAWAQHRGVRSVQVQIDDGSWLDAELGTAVTSDTWTQWALRWADARPGEHTARVRATDGTGELQTSQHADPAPNGSSGWHTIRFTVA, translated from the coding sequence GTGGTCGATCTGCACTCGCGACCGAGCACGGGGAGCGACCCGCGACGGCCAACGGCTCCCCGCCCTCTGCGCGGCATCCCGTGGTGGTCGGCCCTGGCCGGGATCGCCTCGGGCCTCGTCCTGCTCGCGGTCTCAGGGGTGTGCTCGCTGGCCTTCAGCTCGTCGTCCGCGCCGCTGATCGCGGTGGGCGGTGCCTTCGTCGACGTGGTGCCACCAGGGTTGAAGGACCTGGTCATCGGACTGTTCGGCACGCGCGACAAACTCGTGCTCGGCATCTCGATGCTGCTGGTGTACGCCGTGGTGACGGGGCTGCTCGGAATACTCGCCGCGAGGCGACCGCGAACGGCGGCCGTGCTGCTCGCCCTGCTCGGCGCCGCCGCCGGCGTCTTCGTCCTCACCCGCGCCCAGAACTCCGCGGCCGACGTGGTGCCGACCCTGGCCGGGACGGTGATCGCGGTCGTGAGCCTGCTCGCGCTGGTCAGCAGATCCGGTGCCTCCCCGTCGGCCGACGGGCAGGACGGGCGGAAAGCACCCGCCCGTCCCGGCGCGTTCCCATCTGCCACCGCGTCCTCATCCACCACCGTGCCTTCCTCCGCGGCCGCCCCGCCCCGCCGGACCCTCATCGCGGGCACGGGCGTGCTCGCCGCCATCGTCGCCGCCGGCGCGCAGGGTCTCGCGACCAGCCGTGATCTGAGCCGGAAGGTCGCGCAGTTCGTGCTGCCCACCCCGCAGAAGCGCGCGGCGCCGATCCCCGCCGGGGCACAGGTCGACGTCGCGGGGATGCCGCCGTTCGTCACCCCGAACGGCGACTTCTATCGGATCGACACCGCTCTCGCGGTGCCCCGCGTGGACCCCACGAGCTGGAGCCTGCGGATCCACGGACTCGTGGACCGCGAGATCGCGCTCGACTTCTCCCAGCTGCTCGCCGAGCCCATGGTCGAATCCCATGTGACGCTGACCTGCGTCTCCAACGTCGTGGGCGGAGATCTGGCGGGCAACGCCACGTGGATCGGCGTGCCCGTCGCCCGGCTCCTGGAGCGTGCCGGTGTGCAGGACGGCGCCGACATGGTCCTCTCCCGCTCGACCGACGGCTTCACCGCCTCCACCCCGCTCGAGGCGCTCACCGACGGACGCGACTCGCTGCTCGCCGTGGGCATGAACGGCTCCCCGCTGCCGCCCGAGCACGGCTACCCGGTGCGGATGGTCGTCCCCGGGCTCTACGGCTACGTCTCGGCGACCAAGTGGCTCACGGAGCTCACGGTCACCCGCTTCGCCGACCAGACGGCGTACTGGACCTCCCGCGGCTGGTCGGAGCGCGGCCCCATCAAGACCGCCTCGCGCATCGACGTGCCCCGCGAGGGCAAGGACGTCGAGGCCGACGGGGAGGGCGCCGTGATGCTCGGCGGCACCGCCTGGGCGCAGCACCGCGGTGTGCGCTCCGTGCAGGTCCAGATCGACGACGGGAGCTGGCTCGACGCCGAACTGGGCACGGCGGTCACCTCCGACACCTGGACCCAGTGGGCCCTGCGCTGGGCCGACGCGCGCCCCGGTGAGCACACCGCCCGGGTGCGGGCGACGGACGGCACGGGCGAGCTGCAGACCTCGCAGCACGCCGATCCTGCGCCGAACGGCTCGAGCGGCTGGCACACGATCCGCTTCACCGTCGCCTGA